A genomic window from Micromonospora sp. WMMA1947 includes:
- a CDS encoding SigE family RNA polymerase sigma factor has translation MTGRDEEFRDYVTARLEPLRRTAYLLCRDWHTADDLVSITLGKLYRNWRRALGANNLDAYVRGMLTNAWLDERRRPWRREHSTDEVPDRADLAAGEPSVGEREMLLDMLGRLAPRRRAVVVLRFYCDLSVEETAQILGVSTGTVKSQAARALETLRLLASHHSAVESGRQR, from the coding sequence GTGACCGGGCGTGACGAGGAGTTCCGCGACTACGTGACCGCCCGGCTGGAGCCGCTGCGCCGGACGGCGTACCTGCTCTGCCGGGACTGGCACACGGCGGACGACCTGGTGTCGATCACGCTGGGCAAGCTCTACCGCAACTGGCGGCGGGCGCTCGGCGCGAACAACCTTGACGCGTACGTCCGGGGGATGCTCACCAACGCTTGGCTGGACGAGCGGCGCCGCCCGTGGCGGCGGGAGCACAGCACCGACGAGGTGCCGGACCGGGCGGACCTGGCGGCCGGGGAGCCGTCGGTCGGTGAGCGGGAGATGCTGCTGGACATGCTGGGCCGGCTCGCGCCGCGGCGACGGGCGGTGGTGGTGCTCCGGTTCTACTGCGACCTGTCCGTCGAGGAGACCGCGCAGATCCTGGGCGTCAGCACCGGCACCGTGAAGAGTCAGGCCGCCCGCGCGCTGGAGACGTTGCGGCTGCTCGCCTCGCACCATTCGGCAGTGGAGAGCGGGAGGCAGCGATGA
- a CDS encoding DedA family protein produces MGDVLDLLHQTVTSPWVYLLIIAVTAVDAFFPAVPGETVVITAGVFAAGGEPNLVLVIVTAAVGALVGDHISYAIGRGGGAHRLTRFPADSRRRASSEWARRAVDRRGGMILTTARYVPGGRTAVTLTMGAVRYPARTFLLYDGLACTTWGVYCGLLGYFGGLAFEHNPLSGLLAGVAISLAVTGLFEAVRWGRRRARRRAAARRDC; encoded by the coding sequence ATGGGGGACGTGCTCGACCTGCTGCACCAGACGGTGACCTCGCCGTGGGTGTACCTGCTGATCATCGCGGTCACCGCGGTCGACGCGTTCTTCCCGGCGGTCCCCGGCGAGACCGTGGTGATCACCGCCGGGGTCTTCGCGGCCGGCGGCGAACCGAACCTGGTGCTGGTGATCGTGACCGCCGCGGTGGGCGCGCTCGTGGGCGACCACATCTCGTACGCGATCGGGCGCGGCGGCGGCGCGCACCGGCTGACCCGCTTCCCGGCGGACAGCAGGCGGCGGGCCAGCTCGGAGTGGGCCCGCCGGGCGGTCGACAGGCGCGGCGGGATGATCCTGACCACCGCCCGGTACGTCCCCGGCGGCCGGACCGCGGTCACGCTGACCATGGGCGCGGTCCGCTACCCGGCGCGCACGTTCCTGCTGTACGACGGCCTGGCGTGCACCACCTGGGGGGTCTACTGCGGGCTGCTCGGCTACTTCGGTGGCCTGGCGTTCGAGCACAACCCGCTGTCCGGGCTGCTCGCCGGCGTCGCCATCTCGCTGGCGGTCACCGGCCTGTTCGAGGCCGTCCGCTGGGGCCGGCGGCGGGCGCGCCGGCGGGCTGCCGCCCGGCGCGACTGTTAA
- a CDS encoding NUDIX domain-containing protein encodes MNEQEFLAGYDPRDYPAVAVTVDVVALTIREGALHLLLIRRGAPPYAGHWALPGGFVQPDEDLSAGARRELAEETGLGGERLRRVHLEQLGSYGAPDRDPRMRVVSVAHLAFAPDLPDPVADTDADEAIWLPVTALTSRQLAFDHGRIIDDGLERARSKLEYTPLATRFLAPEFTITELREVYETVWGHPLHAGNFHRKVLSVPGFVESTGASTERGGARGGPRAKLYRAGDARLLHPALLRPAREETVR; translated from the coding sequence GTGAACGAGCAGGAGTTCCTCGCCGGATACGACCCCCGGGACTATCCGGCGGTCGCGGTCACCGTCGACGTGGTCGCCCTGACCATCCGCGAGGGCGCGCTGCACCTGCTCCTGATCCGCCGGGGCGCGCCGCCCTACGCGGGGCACTGGGCCCTGCCCGGCGGCTTCGTCCAGCCGGACGAGGACCTGTCCGCCGGTGCCCGGCGCGAGCTGGCCGAGGAGACCGGCCTCGGCGGCGAGCGGCTGCGCCGGGTGCACCTGGAACAGCTCGGCAGCTACGGCGCCCCGGACCGCGATCCGCGCATGCGGGTGGTCTCGGTCGCGCACCTGGCGTTCGCCCCCGACCTGCCCGACCCGGTCGCCGACACCGACGCCGACGAGGCGATCTGGCTGCCGGTCACCGCGCTCACCAGCCGGCAACTCGCCTTCGACCACGGTCGGATCATCGACGACGGGCTGGAGCGGGCCCGCTCCAAGCTGGAGTACACGCCGCTCGCCACCCGGTTCCTCGCCCCCGAGTTCACGATCACCGAGCTGCGCGAGGTCTACGAGACGGTCTGGGGCCACCCGCTGCACGCCGGCAACTTCCACCGCAAGGTGCTCTCCGTGCCCGGCTTCGTGGAGAGCACCGGCGCCAGCACCGAACGCGGCGGCGCGCGCGGCGGCCCCCGGGCCAAGCTCTACCGCGCCGGAGACGCCCGGCTGCTGCACCCGGCGCTGCTGCGCCCCGCCCGGGAGGAGACGGTGCGGTGA
- a CDS encoding acetyl-CoA C-acetyltransferase: MQSVRRVAVIGGNRIPFARSNSRYAQASNADMLGAALDGLVARFGLAGERVGEVVAGAVLKHSRDFNLTREVVLGSRLDPHTPAYDIQQACGTGLEAAILVANKIALGQIEVGIAGGVDTTSDAPLAVNEDMRRTLLQLNSARTLGERLKIAAKLRPHQPFKPDIPRNAEPRTGLSMGEHAARTALRWNVDRTAQDELALRSHQRLAAAYDKGFFDDLMTPYLGLTRDQNLRPDTSLEKLGSLKPVFGASGADAERATMTAGNSSPLTDGASTVLLASEEWAKAHNLPVLAWFSWSEAAAVDFVHGDEGLLMAPAYAVPRMLARAGLSLQDFDFYEIHEAFASQVLATLAAWESPEFCKERLGLDAPLGSIDRDKLNVNGSSLAAGHPFAATGGRIVATLAKLLDQKGSGRGLISICAAGGQGVTAILER; this comes from the coding sequence GTGCAGAGTGTCCGGCGGGTCGCGGTCATCGGGGGCAATCGCATCCCCTTCGCCCGGTCCAACTCGCGCTACGCGCAGGCGTCGAACGCGGACATGCTCGGTGCGGCGCTCGACGGGCTGGTCGCCCGGTTCGGGCTGGCCGGCGAGCGGGTCGGCGAGGTGGTGGCCGGCGCGGTGCTCAAGCACTCCCGCGACTTCAACCTCACCCGTGAGGTGGTGCTCGGCTCCCGGCTCGACCCGCACACCCCCGCGTACGACATCCAGCAGGCCTGCGGCACCGGGCTGGAAGCGGCCATCCTGGTCGCCAACAAGATCGCCCTCGGGCAGATCGAGGTCGGCATCGCCGGTGGCGTCGACACCACCTCGGACGCGCCGCTCGCCGTCAACGAGGACATGCGGCGCACGCTGCTCCAGCTCAACTCGGCCCGTACGCTCGGCGAACGGCTCAAGATCGCGGCGAAGCTGCGCCCGCACCAGCCGTTCAAGCCGGACATCCCGCGCAACGCCGAACCGCGTACCGGGCTGTCCATGGGTGAGCACGCGGCCCGCACCGCGCTGCGCTGGAACGTCGACCGGACCGCGCAGGACGAACTCGCGCTGCGTTCGCACCAGCGGCTCGCCGCCGCGTACGACAAGGGGTTCTTCGACGACCTGATGACCCCCTACCTGGGGCTGACCCGCGACCAGAACCTGCGGCCGGACACCAGCCTGGAGAAGCTCGGCTCGCTCAAGCCGGTCTTCGGCGCCTCCGGCGCGGACGCCGAGCGGGCCACCATGACCGCCGGCAACTCCTCGCCGCTCACCGACGGCGCGTCGACGGTGCTGCTCGCCTCCGAGGAGTGGGCCAAGGCGCACAACCTGCCGGTGCTGGCCTGGTTCTCCTGGTCCGAGGCCGCCGCCGTCGACTTCGTGCACGGCGACGAGGGCCTGCTGATGGCCCCCGCGTACGCCGTACCCCGGATGCTGGCCCGCGCCGGGCTGAGCCTCCAGGACTTCGACTTCTACGAGATCCACGAGGCGTTCGCCTCGCAGGTGCTGGCCACGCTCGCCGCCTGGGAGTCGCCGGAGTTCTGCAAGGAGCGCCTCGGCCTGGACGCCCCGCTCGGCTCGATCGACAGGGACAAGCTCAACGTCAACGGCTCGTCGCTCGCGGCCGGGCACCCCTTCGCCGCCACCGGCGGCCGCATCGTCGCCACGCTCGCCAAGCTGCTCGATCAGAAGGGGAGCGGGCGCGGCCTGATCTCCATCTGTGCGGCAGGCGGGCAGGGCGTGACGGCGATCCTGGAGCGCTGA
- a CDS encoding MaoC/PaaZ C-terminal domain-containing protein — MPKDHEDDDLTLHDLIEGPTRDLTAARAAALAQSRTRPTSVDHEVDGTSGDPQGSQPHDRRGEGVAGRRRVELDGLPASSALYRRALLGVVPGVGGRRGADVPAVELAVSGVVVDQRHLADYDRVCGFRLTDRLPATYLHVLGFPLSLRLMTGPGFPIPLTGVVHVANRITVHRPVEAGESVDFHTYAENLRPHERGRQLDVVLVGSIGGEEVWRGVSTYLGKARGGPRRDRGDRPAPPAFSARWRVTPRVGTDYARVSGDHNPIHTSKLGARLFGFPRPIAHGMWSKARCLAALEPRLPEAYTVDVAFKLPVPLPSTVAFSASPNGAGWDFALHSARDGRPHLTGSVR; from the coding sequence ATGCCGAAGGACCACGAGGACGACGACCTGACCCTGCATGACCTGATCGAGGGCCCCACCCGCGACCTCACGGCAGCCCGGGCCGCCGCCCTCGCCCAGTCCCGCACCCGCCCGACCTCCGTCGATCATGAAGTTGACGGCACGTCTGGAGATCCACAAGGCAGCCAACCTCATGATCGACGGGGTGAAGGGGTGGCGGGACGGCGGCGGGTGGAGTTGGACGGGCTGCCTGCCAGTTCGGCGTTGTATCGGCGGGCGCTACTTGGGGTGGTGCCTGGGGTTGGGGGGCGGCGCGGAGCGGACGTGCCGGCGGTCGAACTGGCCGTCTCGGGAGTCGTCGTGGATCAGCGGCATCTGGCGGACTACGACCGGGTGTGCGGGTTCCGGCTGACCGACCGGCTGCCGGCCACGTACCTGCACGTGCTCGGATTCCCGCTGTCGCTGCGGCTGATGACGGGTCCGGGCTTTCCCATCCCGCTCACCGGCGTGGTGCACGTCGCCAACCGGATCACCGTGCACCGTCCGGTCGAGGCCGGCGAGAGCGTCGACTTCCACACGTACGCGGAGAACCTGCGCCCGCACGAGCGCGGCCGCCAGCTCGACGTGGTGCTGGTCGGCTCGATCGGCGGCGAGGAGGTGTGGCGCGGCGTGTCCACGTACCTCGGGAAGGCGCGCGGCGGCCCGCGGCGCGACCGGGGTGACCGCCCGGCGCCGCCGGCCTTCTCCGCGCGGTGGCGGGTGACGCCCCGCGTGGGTACTGATTACGCACGCGTCTCCGGCGACCACAACCCGATCCACACCTCGAAGCTGGGCGCGCGGCTGTTCGGTTTCCCGCGCCCGATCGCGCACGGCATGTGGAGCAAGGCCCGATGCCTGGCCGCGCTGGAACCCCGGCTACCAGAGGCGTACACGGTGGACGTGGCGTTCAAGCTGCCGGTGCCGCTGCCGTCGACTGTGGCGTTCAGCGCCTCGCCGAACGGCGCGGGCTGGGACTTCGCGCTGCACAGCGCCCGGGACGGGAGGCCGCACCTGACCGGTTCGGTGCGCTGA
- a CDS encoding serine/threonine protein kinase, translating to MRTEEAIRLVTAARTDDDLFGTQEPARRYRELVGALHPDRLGAADPRVRAAAAEALVTVTTRWRTPAPAYTGDVADLHDHGDGRLLKVARHPGDNDLMAREARALRRIAERGDAKHLAYVPRLIDSYPARDPSTGVQRQVNELVTVPGLRSLDDVRRAYPDGLDPRDAAWMWRRLLVALGLAHRAGVVHGAVLPRHVLIEPDAHGLVLVDWCFSAEPGGLVPALVPGHEDWYPPEVAAKRQCGPGTDIALAARCMTWLMGDRAPRELRAFADGCQGTALATRPDDAWRLLRELDEVLHRLYGPRTFRPFTLNP from the coding sequence GTGAGGACCGAGGAGGCGATCCGGCTGGTCACGGCCGCGCGTACCGACGACGACCTGTTCGGCACGCAGGAGCCGGCCCGCCGCTACCGCGAGCTGGTCGGCGCGCTGCACCCCGACCGGCTGGGCGCGGCCGACCCGCGGGTACGCGCCGCCGCGGCCGAAGCGCTCGTCACCGTCACCACCCGGTGGCGCACTCCCGCCCCCGCGTACACCGGCGACGTCGCCGACCTGCACGACCACGGGGACGGACGGCTGCTCAAGGTGGCCCGGCACCCCGGCGACAACGACCTGATGGCCCGCGAGGCGCGCGCGTTACGCCGGATCGCCGAGCGCGGCGACGCCAAGCACCTGGCGTACGTGCCCCGGCTCATCGACTCCTACCCGGCGCGCGACCCGTCCACAGGCGTGCAACGGCAGGTCAACGAGCTGGTGACCGTACCCGGGCTGCGCAGCCTGGACGACGTACGCCGCGCGTACCCGGACGGGCTGGACCCCCGCGACGCGGCCTGGATGTGGCGGCGGCTGCTCGTGGCGCTCGGCCTGGCCCACCGGGCCGGCGTCGTGCACGGCGCGGTGCTGCCCCGGCACGTGCTGATCGAGCCGGACGCGCACGGCCTGGTCCTCGTCGACTGGTGCTTCTCGGCCGAACCGGGTGGGCTCGTGCCGGCGCTGGTGCCCGGCCACGAGGACTGGTACCCGCCGGAGGTCGCCGCGAAGCGGCAGTGCGGGCCGGGCACCGACATCGCGCTCGCCGCCCGCTGCATGACCTGGCTGATGGGCGACCGCGCGCCGCGCGAGCTGCGCGCCTTCGCCGACGGCTGCCAGGGCACCGCGCTCGCCACCCGGCCCGACGACGCCTGGCGGCTGCTGCGCGAACTGGACGAGGTGCTGCACCGGCTGTACGGGCCGCGCACCTTCCGACCCTTCACCCTCAACCCGTAG
- a CDS encoding trypsin-like serine protease, with the protein MRLRPLLAVLTTALAGVLVAASGATAAPAGPQPIIGGGTVSSAPWAAAVFSNGSFTCSGSVIAPQWVLTARHCVSGTMSVRVGSVYRASGGVTRTVSASYTRYDLALLRLSSTVSTSAVSLATSNPPVGSTNTIYGWGMTCYSGCSASSQLKTASVRVTSTSVTDAYGGQAIRSTRVNGNAWRGDSGGPQFYNGRQVGVASTADGQSIQNYGSVAYNRSWITSTAGV; encoded by the coding sequence ATGCGCCTCCGTCCCCTGCTCGCCGTGCTGACCACCGCGCTGGCCGGCGTCCTGGTCGCCGCCTCCGGCGCCACCGCCGCGCCAGCCGGCCCCCAGCCGATCATCGGCGGCGGCACCGTCTCGTCCGCGCCGTGGGCCGCCGCCGTCTTCAGCAACGGCTCGTTCACCTGCTCCGGCAGCGTCATCGCACCCCAGTGGGTGCTCACCGCCCGGCACTGCGTCAGTGGCACCATGTCCGTCCGGGTCGGCAGCGTCTACCGCGCCTCGGGCGGCGTGACCCGCACCGTGAGTGCCTCCTACACCCGCTACGACCTGGCCCTGCTGCGCCTGTCCAGCACGGTCAGCACCTCCGCCGTGTCGCTGGCCACCAGCAACCCGCCGGTCGGCTCCACGAACACCATCTACGGCTGGGGCATGACCTGCTACAGCGGGTGCAGCGCTTCGTCGCAGCTCAAGACCGCCAGCGTACGGGTGACCAGCACCAGCGTCACCGACGCGTACGGCGGCCAGGCGATCCGGAGCACCCGGGTCAACGGCAACGCGTGGCGGGGCGACTCGGGCGGCCCGCAGTTCTACAACGGCCGGCAGGTCGGTGTCGCCTCCACCGCCGACGGCCAGAGCATCCAGAACTACGGCAGTGTTGCGTACAACCGGTCCTGGATCACCTCGACGGCCGGTGTCTGA
- a CDS encoding YbjQ family protein, translating to MRRGSAGCGPAVRAAPFFSIRSAEHGSRTTRPGTDSIGSVLVVTTDQLPGYEIRQILGEVVSSMARTRNPYREGVKNLRGGAYDPLAPDNLTRWRTDSVARLGEEARRLGANAVIGMRFDSRDCGEMWMEICAYGTAVIVAPKMPDVMPPDQPAIAAETAHDPEIASAPGGIAEPASAPNLSSAAETPTGP from the coding sequence ATGCGGCGCGGATCGGCCGGGTGTGGCCCGGCCGTCCGCGCCGCGCCGTTTTTCAGCATCCGATCAGCTGAACACGGCTCGCGAACCACCCGGCCGGGGACTGACAGCATCGGAAGCGTGCTGGTCGTGACGACGGATCAACTGCCCGGCTACGAGATCCGCCAGATCCTCGGCGAAGTGGTCTCCTCGATGGCGAGGACCCGAAACCCGTACCGCGAGGGGGTCAAGAACCTGCGCGGTGGCGCCTACGACCCGTTGGCGCCGGACAACCTGACGCGGTGGCGTACCGACTCGGTGGCCCGCCTCGGCGAGGAGGCGCGCCGCCTGGGCGCGAACGCGGTGATCGGCATGCGCTTCGACAGCCGGGACTGCGGCGAGATGTGGATGGAGATCTGCGCGTACGGCACGGCGGTGATCGTCGCGCCGAAGATGCCTGATGTCATGCCGCCGGACCAGCCGGCGATCGCGGCCGAGACCGCCCACGACCCGGAGATCGCCTCCGCCCCGGGCGGCATCGCCGAACCGGCCAGCGCCCCCAACCTGAGTTCGGCGGCCGAGACCCCCACCGGCCCCTGA
- a CDS encoding 3-oxoacyl-ACP reductase: MTDRYASFVQTGAGRALVKRLGLPDPPRLRRHTPGDPLVPGPVLLGSSAGGRIAEPAGKILTAAGVELADPVAAHDADRRFAALVYDASGITDSAGLRQLYDFFHPQARSLLPSGRVIVLGTPPAECGSPREATAQRALEGLTRSIGKEFGRGVTAQLVYVTREGDAGTPVSLESTLRFLLSGRSAYVSGQVIRVGAGTAVAPADWDRPLDGQVVLVTGAARGIGAALAKVLARDGAQVVALDIPAAGDELAAVANDIGGSAVQLDLTAPDAPTRLAEHLASRHGRVDVVVHNAGITRDKTLGRMDADRWDSVIDVNLSSQERINDVLLERDLIPAGGRIVSVSSIAGIAGNRGQTNYATSKAGVIGLVDSLSPVLRERGISLNAVAPGFIETRLTARIPLTIREAGRRMNSMAQGGLPVDVAETIGWLSWPASGAVSGNVVRVCGQSLLGA, translated from the coding sequence ATGACCGACAGGTACGCGAGCTTCGTCCAGACGGGGGCCGGTCGCGCGCTGGTCAAGCGCCTCGGGCTGCCCGACCCGCCCCGACTGCGCCGACACACGCCGGGTGACCCGCTCGTTCCCGGGCCGGTCCTGCTCGGCTCCTCGGCCGGTGGCCGGATCGCCGAGCCGGCCGGGAAGATCCTGACCGCCGCCGGGGTCGAGCTGGCCGATCCGGTCGCCGCCCACGACGCCGACCGCCGCTTCGCGGCCCTGGTGTACGACGCCAGCGGCATCACCGACTCCGCCGGGCTGCGCCAGCTCTACGACTTCTTCCACCCGCAGGCCCGTTCGCTGCTGCCGAGCGGCCGGGTGATCGTGCTGGGCACGCCGCCGGCCGAGTGCGGCTCCCCCCGGGAGGCTACCGCCCAGCGTGCGCTGGAGGGCCTGACCCGCAGCATCGGCAAGGAGTTCGGCCGGGGCGTGACCGCCCAGCTGGTCTACGTGACACGCGAGGGTGACGCCGGCACCCCGGTGAGCCTGGAGTCCACGCTCCGGTTCCTGCTCTCCGGCCGGTCCGCGTACGTCTCGGGCCAGGTGATCCGGGTCGGCGCCGGCACCGCCGTCGCGCCGGCCGACTGGGACCGGCCGCTCGACGGGCAGGTGGTGCTGGTGACCGGCGCGGCCCGGGGCATCGGCGCGGCGCTGGCGAAGGTGCTGGCGCGCGACGGTGCCCAGGTGGTGGCGCTGGACATCCCGGCGGCCGGGGACGAGCTGGCCGCCGTCGCCAACGACATCGGCGGCAGCGCGGTGCAGCTCGACCTGACCGCGCCGGATGCGCCGACCCGGCTGGCGGAGCACCTGGCGTCCCGGCACGGGCGGGTCGACGTGGTGGTGCACAACGCGGGCATCACCCGGGACAAGACGCTGGGCCGGATGGACGCCGACCGGTGGGACTCGGTGATCGACGTGAACCTGTCCAGCCAGGAGCGCATCAACGACGTGCTGCTGGAACGCGACCTGATCCCGGCCGGCGGCCGGATCGTGTCGGTCTCGTCGATCGCCGGGATCGCCGGCAACCGGGGGCAGACCAACTACGCGACCAGCAAGGCCGGCGTGATCGGCCTTGTCGACTCGCTCTCCCCGGTGCTGCGCGAGCGCGGGATCAGCCTGAACGCTGTGGCGCCGGGCTTCATCGAGACCCGGCTGACCGCGCGTATCCCGCTGACCATCCGCGAGGCTGGACGCCGGATGAACAGCATGGCCCAGGGCGGCCTGCCGGTGGACGTGGCCGAGACGATCGGGTGGCTCTCCTGGCCGGCGAGCGGCGCGGTCAGCGGCAACGTGGTCCGGGTCTGCGGCCAGAGCCTCCTGGGGGCGTGA
- a CDS encoding adenylosuccinate synthetase: MNHVMVVDLGYGDAGKGTVVDLLCATRQVHTVIRFNGGAQAAHNVVLRDGRHHTFAQFGAGTFRPGVRTHLARHVVVDPLALAAEADHLASVGVPDALDRLTVDGEALLATPYHRAANRAREIARGADRHGSCGLGVGEAVAYGLAHPDEAPRVADCRRPAVLRRRLTALRDRLTAELGPLDAPPVQDCLPAYAAFARRVAIVDRTWLASALREGTCVFEGAQGVLLDEWHGFHPYTTWSTTTFANAETLLAEAGMAGTAQRLGVLRTTTTRHGPGPLVTEDAALPFTDRHNGTNPWQGRFRFGHFDAVAHRYALEVAGGVDGLALTHLDLAGPELRICRRYEGIDRLVPGPAGDLDRQAALTQRLLRARPVLGESPADWTAAVSEALGAPVVLTSRGPTAEEKEGPLVNAFCMGRAPA, translated from the coding sequence GTGAACCACGTGATGGTGGTCGACCTCGGCTACGGCGACGCCGGCAAGGGCACCGTGGTGGACCTGCTCTGCGCCACCCGGCAGGTGCACACGGTGATCCGGTTCAACGGGGGCGCGCAGGCGGCGCACAACGTCGTCCTGCGCGACGGGAGGCACCACACGTTCGCGCAGTTCGGCGCCGGAACGTTCCGACCCGGCGTACGGACACACCTGGCGCGGCACGTCGTGGTGGACCCGCTGGCGCTGGCCGCCGAGGCCGACCACCTCGCGTCGGTCGGCGTGCCAGACGCGCTCGACCGTCTGACAGTGGACGGGGAGGCGCTGCTCGCCACCCCGTACCACCGGGCCGCGAATCGCGCCCGGGAGATCGCCCGGGGAGCCGACCGGCACGGCTCCTGCGGGCTCGGGGTGGGCGAGGCTGTCGCGTACGGCCTCGCCCACCCCGACGAGGCACCCCGGGTGGCGGACTGCCGCCGCCCGGCGGTGCTGCGCCGGCGGCTGACCGCGCTGCGCGACCGGCTCACCGCCGAGCTGGGGCCGCTGGACGCGCCGCCGGTCCAGGACTGCCTGCCCGCGTACGCGGCCTTCGCGCGCCGGGTCGCGATCGTCGACCGGACCTGGCTGGCATCGGCGCTGCGCGAGGGCACCTGCGTCTTCGAGGGCGCCCAGGGGGTGCTGCTGGACGAGTGGCACGGCTTCCACCCGTACACGACGTGGAGCACCACGACGTTCGCCAACGCCGAGACGCTGCTCGCCGAGGCGGGCATGGCCGGTACCGCGCAGCGGCTCGGCGTGCTGCGGACCACCACCACGCGGCACGGTCCCGGGCCGTTGGTCACCGAGGACGCGGCGCTGCCGTTCACCGACCGCCACAACGGGACGAACCCCTGGCAGGGGCGGTTCCGGTTCGGGCACTTCGACGCGGTCGCCCACCGGTACGCGCTGGAGGTGGCCGGTGGGGTGGACGGGCTGGCGCTGACCCACCTCGACCTGGCCGGTCCGGAGCTGCGGATCTGCCGCCGGTACGAGGGCATCGACCGGCTCGTCCCCGGCCCGGCCGGTGACCTGGACCGGCAGGCGGCGCTCACGCAGCGGCTGCTGCGTGCCCGGCCGGTGCTCGGCGAGTCACCGGCCGACTGGACGGCGGCCGTCTCGGAGGCGCTGGGCGCGCCGGTGGTGCTCACATCGCGCGGGCCGACGGCCGAGGAGAAGGAAGGGCCCCTTGTTAACGCCTTTTGCATGGGAAGGGCCCCTGCTTAA
- the purB gene encoding adenylosuccinate lyase, producing MTTIPNVLANRYASPELVALWSPEEKVRMERRLWLAVLKAQRDLGVPVPDGVVEAYERVVDQVDLASIAARERVTRHDVKARIEEFSALAGHEHVHKGMTSRDLTENVEQLQIRASLELIRDRVVATLARLGWHAGEYSALVMTGRSHNVAAQATTLGKRFASAAEELLIAYERLEDLIGRYPLRGIKGPVGTAADQLDLFDGDAGKVAELEQRVAGHLGFRRVLDSVGQVYPRSLDFDVLSALAQVAAAPSSLATTIRLMVGQELVTEGFKPGQVGSSAMPHKMNTRSSERVNGFAVIIRGYLSMVGELAGDQWNEGDVSCSVVRRVALPDAFFAADGLFQTFLTVLDEFGPYPAVINRELERFLPFLATTKILVAAVRRGVGREVAHEVIKEHAVAVALAMREKGAAENDLFDRLAADGRLGLTRAEIDTLVADRNAFVGAATDQVTRVTARITRVVETHPQAATYSPPPIL from the coding sequence GTGACGACGATCCCGAACGTGCTCGCCAACCGGTACGCCTCGCCCGAACTGGTCGCCCTCTGGTCGCCGGAGGAGAAGGTCCGGATGGAGCGCCGGCTCTGGCTTGCGGTGCTCAAGGCCCAGCGTGACCTCGGCGTGCCGGTGCCGGACGGGGTCGTCGAGGCGTACGAGCGGGTGGTCGACCAGGTCGACCTGGCCTCGATCGCGGCGCGCGAGCGGGTCACCCGGCACGACGTGAAGGCCCGGATCGAGGAGTTCAGCGCGCTCGCCGGGCACGAGCACGTGCACAAGGGGATGACCTCCCGCGACCTCACCGAGAACGTCGAGCAGCTCCAGATCCGGGCCTCGCTGGAGCTGATCCGGGACCGGGTGGTCGCCACGCTGGCCCGGCTGGGATGGCACGCGGGCGAGTACTCCGCGCTGGTGATGACCGGCCGGTCGCACAACGTCGCCGCGCAGGCCACCACGCTGGGCAAGCGCTTCGCGTCGGCGGCCGAGGAACTGCTCATCGCGTACGAGCGGCTGGAGGACCTGATCGGCCGCTACCCGCTGCGCGGGATCAAGGGTCCGGTGGGCACCGCCGCCGACCAGCTCGACCTGTTCGACGGCGACGCCGGCAAGGTGGCCGAGCTGGAGCAGCGGGTGGCCGGGCACCTGGGCTTCCGCCGGGTGCTGGACAGCGTGGGCCAGGTCTACCCGCGCTCGCTGGATTTCGACGTGCTCTCCGCGCTGGCCCAGGTGGCCGCCGCGCCGTCCTCGCTGGCGACCACGATCCGGCTCATGGTGGGCCAGGAACTGGTCACCGAGGGCTTCAAGCCGGGCCAGGTCGGTTCCAGCGCGATGCCGCACAAGATGAACACCCGCTCGTCGGAGCGGGTGAACGGCTTCGCGGTGATCATCCGGGGTTACCTGTCGATGGTCGGCGAGCTGGCCGGTGACCAGTGGAACGAGGGTGACGTCTCCTGCTCGGTGGTGCGCCGGGTCGCGCTGCCGGACGCTTTCTTCGCCGCCGACGGGCTGTTCCAGACGTTCCTCACCGTGCTGGACGAGTTCGGCCCGTACCCGGCGGTGATCAACCGGGAGCTGGAGCGTTTCCTGCCGTTCCTCGCCACCACGAAGATCCTCGTGGCCGCCGTACGCCGAGGTGTCGGCCGGGAGGTCGCGCACGAGGTGATCAAGGAGCACGCGGTCGCCGTGGCGCTCGCCATGCGGGAGAAGGGCGCGGCCGAGAACGACCTGTTCGACCGCTTGGCCGCCGACGGCCGGCTGGGCCTCACCCGGGCCGAGATCGACACCCTGGTCGCGGACCGCAACGCCTTCGTAGGCGCCGCCACCGACCAGGTCACCCGCGTAACCGCCAGAATCACCAGGGTCGTCGAAACCCACCCCCAGGCCGCCACCTACTCCCCGCCCCCCATCCTCTGA